The proteins below are encoded in one region of Ostrea edulis chromosome 3, xbOstEdul1.1, whole genome shotgun sequence:
- the LOC125673497 gene encoding fibrinogen-like protein 1, protein MSTIKCLLHSTAVLFVTSLCYGQVPRQTSAIASHCEGSLCNLILGVKNIPKKIQTTSAPEVSKEGLLPVLRILSGLSTVIQREKQRNQERSNTHDKQITDLVNVVRTLVTNTKFYRNTLKEEIGELKRHMIRLNGMVTGATPSGVIVRPLETPDLSSAAAVDCAALYLAGVNVSGIYVLQPDPTDNRTRFPAFCDMETDGGGWTVIQRRQYGNEDFFRGWKSYSEGFGDLHHDFWLGLRNIHLLTKFGNNKMRFDLHDWNNQTRTSSFDFVNIADEADNFRILAGGYHGTAGDPFHTTNFGDRMQSMRFSTFDNDNDMSPMTSCARTFSSGWWFNNCFVVNPNGIWYSSPTYGGETPNGIIWNLWYSKGYSLKSTEIKLRPEHF, encoded by the exons atgtctACAATCAAATGTTTACTACACTCCACTGCTGTTttatttgtgacgtcattgtgttATGGACAGGTCCCTCGGCAAACCAGTGCCATTGCGTCACACTGTGAGGGGTCGCTCTGTAACCTTATTTTGGGGGTTAAAAATATACCCAAAAAGATTCAGACGACATCCGCCCCAGAAGTTTCCAAAGAAGGCCTACTTCCGGTCCTT CGAATTTTATCCGGATTGTCGACTGTCATACAGCGAGAAAAACAACGGAACCAAGAAAGAAGCAACACCCACGACAAACAGATCACTGACCTCGTCAATGTAGTGAGAACGCTTGTCACCAACACCAAGTTCTACAGAAACACG CTAAAAGAGGAAATTGGTGAATTGAAAAGACACATGATCCGCTTGAATGGTATGGTGACTGGTGCGACACCTAGTGGAGTGATCGTGCGGCCTCTAGAAACCCCAGATCTTTCATCAG cgGCGGCAGTGGACTGCGCGGCATTGTATTTGGCCGGTGTAAATGTGAGCGGTATTTATGTTCTTCAGCCTGACCCTACAGACAACAGAACAAGGTTCCCTGCGTTTTGTGACATGGAGACGGATGGCGGCGGATGGACCGTTATACAA AGACGCCAATATGGAAACGAGGATTTCTTCAGAGGATGGAAAAGTTATAGTGAGGGCTTTGGCGACCTCCATCACGATTTCTGGTTAGGACTCAGAAACATCCATCTACTGACGAAATTCGGCAACAACAAAATGAGGTTTGATCTCCACGACTGGAATAACCAAACTCGGACTTCCTCGTTTGACTTCGTTAATATTGCGGATGAAGCCGACAATTTCCGTATTTTGGCGGGCGGTTACCATGGTACTGCTGGTGATCCCTTTCATACTACAAATTTTGGTGACAGAATGCAGAGCATGCGCTTCAGCACTTTCGATAATGACAACGATATGAGTCCTATGACGTCATGCGCGCGCACATTTAGCAGTGGTTGGTGGTTTAATAACTGCTTCGTTGTTAATCCCAACGGGATTTGGTACTCATCCCCCACGTACGGCGGGGAAACTCCCAATGGCATCATCTGGAATCTCTGGTATTCTAAAGGATACTCTCTTAAAAGTACCGAAATCAAATTACGCCCAGAACATTTTTGA